The following nucleotide sequence is from Trifolium pratense cultivar HEN17-A07 linkage group LG2, ARS_RC_1.1, whole genome shotgun sequence.
tgagttTATTCCTTTGAATATTTATGGATTAatgattaaatttattttggtaaaaaagaTCCATACTtttatccataaaaaaaaaggttgatacttttatcttttttcttgttcaaaaaaataattaatataaggAAGAAAATATGCCATTCTAAAGTAGTGGTCCTCTATCTTCACAAAATCACAAAGATCAGTTTATCACACTGTTGTTGtgtttctcttctcttctctcacaGTTAGCTCAGAAGAACTCATCCAAACCAACATGGTGATCTCATCAACTGTCACACACCCAGATGAACAAAGACAGAGCATAACATGTACTTTTGCTTCAAGATACATGCGTGACCCTGTTCCAAAGTAAGTCCCTTTTTTCACCTTAAAAAACATTTAGTTCTTTGTTTGGTAATTGAAAAGAGGTTTAGAATTCTCTGTTTGTTGATAACAGGTTCAAGTTACCAGAGAGTTCTATACCAAAAGATGCAGCATATCAGATAATAAATGATGAGTTAATGTTAGATGGAAAACCAAGGCTTAATTTGGCTTCATTTGTGACTACTTGGATGGAACCTGAGTGTGATAAGCTTATCATGGATTCACTTAATAAGAACTATGTTGATATGGATGAGTACCCTGTCACTACTGAGCTTCAGGTCTGTTTGAAATGACATCTTTTGAATTGCGGTGTGATCATTGATATTACAGAGAATTGCAGTCAAATAAGactaatttgattattttgatgCACGTCGTGTTGCAACCTGTTGCGGTTGCAGAGACATCAAAAACTAAAACTATAAGTTGAAGTATCGTGTTGCAGCTGTATAAACCTTTAGATTTAGAGAGATCAAGTTTCTCTCTAAATTTAAGGTCATCTACGGCTGCAACACAATACTGCAGCCGTAGAGATCCAATTTCAAACTATAATGGTGTAGCCTGAATCGCAGTTGCagacattttatttatttatttaaggttTGATTTTGAAGAATTGGGTGTCTTTAAATGATCATAAAGTTTTGATCTTTGAATTGAAGATTTGTTTGGTAAGACTAGATATATAAGTACACTTTTTGAAGTgtgtttaatgtttaaaaaattattattacataaTAGTAGTGATTACTGTGAAAGGGTTTCATATCTtgattattcattttttaattatcatggATTGAGTTTGTTGATTCAAAAATATTTCTCTTTCCTTTACCCCTAAAATTATCATTTTCTGCTCAAGTTgccttaaaaaaatagattcagTTTTCAAAGAAAGGGTACATATATGTTCTAgcagaaaagaagaaaaacaacttAACTCaaattaatgatgatttttaaTGGCATTTTACCCTCAAAATTTGATACTTACCacaaattcttttattttttttatgttttgtggCTAGATGACAATTTTGGAGTAGATTATTGTGATTAAAAAATTCTGCGACTGAAGTACACTAGTAGAATTGAATATTTTGGTATTGTATGTGATACATTTTATGATCAATTTCCATTAAAAATTGGAACTTGATTCATTTGTTCTATTCTGCAGAACCGATGTGTGAATATAATAGCACATCTATTCCATGCTCCGATTGGTGAAGAGGAAACTGCCGTAGGTGTTGGAACCGTAGGGTCATCCGAGGCAATAATGTTAGCTGGTTTAGCTTTTAAAAGAAAATGGCAGACAAAAAGAAAAGCAGAAGGCAAACCTTATGATAAACCCAACATAGTTACTGGGGCTAATGTGCAGGTTGGTTTTGGATTATGTTACTTCTAAGATGTGTTAATTGCATGCTTACATTAAGGGTTTAGGCCTCCATCCTAGCGCATCATCCACTAATTTTATTGCCTCATCTTCCTATTTGATTACTACTTGCATAACTATTTGTGAGACTGTTCGGGAGAGCTTATGATAAAAGCTTGTGGCACGTCCCTTTGCGAGACTATTTTTGTAACAGCTTATGAAATAAAAGGTTTGAGACTTTGGAGTGTGTTCCTCTCATgatctgaggttcgattctctctaggGTCAATTTCGGTGGACTAGTCCATACAAAACTTtgttctggctttaaatggagCTCCCGCAAGTGGACGGTGGGATGAGACCCCTCGGATATATTTTGTTAcaacaattattatatataaataagcaCTTTGCACTTGTATGTTAAGGGTtatgctataagttgttttttcaaACAAGGCATTTGGCCTATCTATGCTTAATGTTGTTTAAATATGCTACACAGGTTTGTTGGGAAAAATTTGCTAGGTACTTTGAGGTTGAGCTAAAGGAAGTGAAACTCACAGAAGATTACTATGTGATGGATCCATTGAAAGCAGTTGAAATGGTAGATGAGAACACCATCTGTGTTGCCGCCATTTTGGGTTCAACTCTGACCGGAGAGTTTGAGGACGTGAAGCTTCTTAACGAACTTCTTACTATAAAGAACAAGGAAACAGGATGGGATACACCAATTCATGTAGATGCTGCCAGTGGAGGGTTTGTTGCTCCATTTCTCTACCCTGATCTCCAATGGGATTTTCGTTTACAGTGGGTGAAGAGTATCAATGTTAGCGGTCATAAGTACGGTCTTGTTTACCCTGGTATCGGTTGGGTTGTCTGGAGGAATAAAGATGACTTGCCGGATGATCTTGTTTTTCATATCAATTATCTTGGATCTGATCAGCCAACTTTCACATTGAATTTCTCCAAAGGTAACTAGTTGACACATACATTTGAATTTTGTCATACATTGATAATACGTGGTTGAGTGAATCGATCAAACTTTTAAGTATGCGTACTAGAAACATTCATAGATGTAATATTCATTGACAAATCAACACATGAGAATTTCCTAACAATAAATACACTCATAAATCATTGTGGTGGTCGTTGTTTTTTCTCTGCTTAATGTTGCTTTGTATTTCTTTCGATAGGATCGAGTCAAATCATTGCTCAATACTACCAATTTATTCGACTTGGTTTTGAGGTAATTATATTATCATGTGTATGTTGAATCTTTCGTTTTTTTACTCACATCAAATTGGATTTAATCAATATACACTGTTAGTGAAActtttttacactgtcaatcaatcATAATCTTCAAATCATTACAAATATTTGACTTTAATCGTAACTACTTCTAAAGTCACACATATGATTGACTGTAATTTGTTGACAGTTTTAAACTGACAGTGTATCAAAATTGAATTGTATGGAATTTACTTAATAATATAggtaaaatatttcaattttgtgcAATACTTGTTTTCTTATACATCCTGTAATTTTTCTTGCACTTGTGAACATAAGGGATACAAAAATGTGATGGAAAATTGCTTGGAGAACACAAGAGTTTTGAAGGAAGGAATTGAGAAAACAGGAAGGTTTAAAATCGTCTCCAAAGATATAGGTGTACCACTTGTAGCCTTCTCTTTGAAAGACAGTAGCCAACACACAGTCTTCGAAATAGCCGACCATTTGAGAAAATACGGGTGGATAGTTCCGGCCTATACAATGCCAGCGGACGCACAACACATCGCGGTCCTCCGAGTGGTGATTAGGGAGGATTTCAGCTGTAGCCTGGCTGAGAGACTTGTTTCTGACATTGTCAAAGTTGTGAATCACTTGGATACACTTCCAAGTGCTCTCTCCTCGAAAAGTGCTCATGTGGCGGTTATCGCGAGTGAGACAAGTAAGGAAGTTAAGAAAGATATTACAGAGACTCAAGCTGAGATTGCTAGGTATTGGAAGAAGCTTGTGGATGGCAAGAGAGTTGGAGCATGCTAGGCTTATTGAATGTTTGTTGTGTGATATTTTGTTTATGTGCGTCCACTTTGATGTGTGTAAGGATTGTTGTTGCATTGTTTATGCATCTTTGAaccatatatttatttatgaatgaaAATAATTCTTGTTTTCTTTACCCTTTTGAGTGATGGTTTCGAGAACTAGACCtagttttttcttgtttattttcttactgatcaaaaaaaaaaaatacttgtttcCTTTGCATacatataatagtaaattatatatttttttaacaaaactaaTGAATTATATTTGTGAGCTTAGTTGGTAagaatattgtattttatatgcagggTTCGGGTTTGAATTTCGTACACTCCACTTGTTCACCAGGTTAAAATTCaggttaaaattttaaccattagGATACTTTATATCTTTGTCTTAATTGCATTTTAGTAATTCCAATTAAATTATGTGAAATTTTAGATCTCTTTTGAACTAATTCAGTCTCTCCATCTTTAAATTTGAGCAAGCAAATTTGGTCTCAATGACAATttattctaaaatatcaaatttgagataaaatgatttaatttatatttttatttcaaaaaccaaTTTGTGACAAATATTAGCAcaatttttgttcaatttaatgtaaaaattaataatttaactaaATATAGCTTTCAGAATTCAATCTGATGAACACTAACTATTTAAGTCTGATCTCTAGTTGTAACAAACATTTttgttcaactttttttttgttacaatcaTTTGTTCGACTTTACTATCTTCTAATCGAATTTTGAACTATCAagttttattttcgaatataaaaatattatcgtcttATCTCTCTCAAATACAGTTTTATTCTGTgatgtattatcttgttctgtcttgtactgtcatGTTCAGTCTTTTctattttacgaatcaaacgcaccaaTAGTTATACCTCATTTTTTTATCCCGTATAGTTATACCTCATTTATTAAAAGGTAATTGTGTCATTTTTCATGTGTTACTTTCGCTCAATGAAATTAGAGGAAGACTTTGATTCgctggtgattggcgctgaactttgtagggaggaccacggttcgattcccgcaactgcgatcggaggGGCTGGAAGCACTTGATGCTAAAATTAACCCCCAAATcagattaaactagtggtgaaagcaaaaaaaaattagaggaaGACTAACAAATAAGTGGGTTCAGGTAGTTAACGAGCTTCGCTAAAATGAATCATTCGGGAGAATATGAATTTTGCTGAGATGAGATCCATTTTGTGTCGGACTTTATAACCTATGCCCGAACTTTGGATTACCAAAATCTTCTACCCTTAAAATAAGAGGAATACATCTTTCATAgattatttgtaaattataagtgagtttaactcagttggtaggaactctctacttatctttaaaatgaattttttagcTACTAAGCAACTTGAGAAGCCTTATGTATAAGTATAAAGGctagaatttcaatttttaaagttAAATAGTGACAACACCAAAGTTCGAACTTCAATCCTTTATTATATGCATTGTCTCTACCAATTAAGTTACGCTCACGTGACAATAATctatttcataaattaaaaagagcatataaaaaaatatcacaacttatttttataagttatttcaaATGGTCGCACAACACTTGTACAAGTTCATATGCTCAAATAAGCCGATCCAAATAAGCCTATTTgctttcactttgtttttttgtttgattttgtgcTTTCACTTTCTTTTCTGAATCAAACAGAGGTAAAACCCGTTACACAGTCCCAAAAATCATCCACCACCACAGTAAGCTCTTCCTTATCCTTCTCTCCATTCCTTATCATTTCCCCGAAAAAATCCACACACACCCATATTTCAAAACTGCATCTTTTTCCACCCACCAActgtttgttgttttgtttctgAAATTTTTCCTCAATGCCTTCAATTCCAAAACGCAAAATCATGTTAATGGGCATGTTTGATAGGTACATAAATTCTCTCAAAAACCCTTTCTTTTCATCACTAACCCATCATCATAATCATTATCACACTTATCTTTTCAGAAACAAAGCTTTGTCACAAGTTGAAACCACACTTCAATCATCAATGTTTTCTGTATTTAAATACTCCACTTATTGTAAATTACCATTATCAAATGCTCATCgtattcaattgattcaatctTCATTGCAAATGAACTCTTTTCCTGCATGTCATTTATCCGTTCGCCGGTATTGTTCAGAAACTGTTTCCATTAATCAAGATTTTGGTTGTAATGTGAGTGATGATGTTGTGGAGGTTAATGGTGTTGTGGAGGTTAATGGTATTGTGGAGGGTAATGGTTTTGAGAGTGATATTGATAAGGTGCATATCACTGTAATGGATAATTTACTAGGTTTTCACAATATGGAGAAAGCTCTTGAAAATTTGGGTATCCCATTGTCCACACCTTTGGTTACTGGTATGTTGCATAGGCTTCGATATGATGAGAAGATTGCGTTTCGGTTTTTTACATGGGCTGGTCATCAAGATAATTACTCACATGAGCCTTGTGCTTATAATGATATGATGGATATCTTGTCTAGTACAAAGTATAAAGTAAAACAGTTTCGGATTGTTTGCGATGTGTTGGATTATATGAAGAGGAACAACAAGAGTAAAGTTCCGGCGGAAGTTCTGTTGGATATTTTGAGGAAATATACCGAGAGGTATCTGACTCACGTGCAGAAGTTTGCGAAGAGGAAGAGGATAAGAGTTAAGACACAACCAGAAATAAATGCATTTAACTTTCTGTTGGATGCTTTGTGCAAGTGTTGCTTGGTTGAGGAAGCTGAAGGATTATATAAGAGAATGAGGAAAATGATAAATCCTAATGGGGATACGTATAATATATTGGTTTTTGGGTGGTGTCGGGTTAGAAACCCGAGTAGAGGGATGAAACTGTTGGAAGAAATGATTCAACTAGGTCATAAGCCTGACAATTTCACGTACAACACTGCCCTCGATACTTACTGCAAAGCAGGCATGATAAAAGACGCGGTAGAGCTTTTCGAGTTCATGAGGACAAAAGGTTCAACCATTTCTTCTCCCACTGCCAAGAGTTATTCAATTCTAATTGTGGCTCTCGCCCAATATGATAGAATGGAGGAATGTTTTAAACTTATGGGGCATATGATTAGCAGTGGTTGTCTTCCTGACGTCACAACTTACAAAGATATAATCGAAGGTATGTGTTTGTGCGGTAAGATAGATGAAGCTTACAAGTTCTTGGAAGAGATGGGAAACAAAGGTTACCCACCTGATATTGTTACTTATAATTGTTTCCTCAGGGTTCTCTGTGACAATAAGAAATCTGAGGAAGCCCTTAAACTGTATGGAAGAATGATTGAATTGAGTTGTATTCCTAGCGTGCAGACTTACACTATGCTGATTTCGATGTTTTATAAGATGGATGATCCTGACGGAGCATTTGAGACTTGGCAAGAAATGGAGAAGAGGGGTTGCAGACCAGACACTGATACATACTGTGTCATGATTGAGGGGCTATTCAACTGCAATAAAGCAGAAGATGCTTGTATTCTTTTGGAAGAAGTGATAAACAAGGGAATAAAATTGCCGTATAGGAATTTTGATTCCCTGTTGATGCAACTTTCAGTGATTGGTGATCTTCAGGCTATTCATAAGCTCTCCGATCATATGAGGAAATTCTATAATAATCCTATGGCAAGACGTTATGCTCTAAGCCAGAAGCGCAAGAGCATGAGTTTGAGAGGGAAGTCATAGtaagaaatatattttcttaGTTGAGTTTGTGTTACCTTTTGCAAAAACTTGGAAGAGTTACAGTCAGGAGCATTCTTCTAATGTTTGGTTAGACGAATATTTTCTGAAAGCATGGCAGGTTATAGTATTTACCATTTCAGACGCTGCCTTCAAGCTTGTCCCTGCACTGCATATTGGATCTCATCTATTCTCGTTTGAAGTTGTCAAGAGAAATTTTGTAAGCTGTTAATAATTACGATAGTTTAATGAGAAATGTTGGTTAGTTAACATCACCATCGTCGGAAGGACAGAGAGGGTGGCGGCGTCGGACAGAGAGGCCATGACATGAAAGAAGAAGATGGAACGCGCAGGACAAAGAAGAAGGCGACTGagtttatttcttttattttattttaattaaataaatagttaatttGAACTTTTTTGATCACAGCCTTTGAAATCTTTTTATCCACATGTCACACATGTAACAATTGGACTGGGTTAAATGGAAGTAGGCTAAATGGAGCATACCTGAACTCGAAGtgttttacttatttaaatcatGAAGTTGTTATAATCAATACCTGGATTACCGCACTTTACCCATCCTAATCCAAATaattaaggagaatgttaacttgtgcccttaagggcacatgttaagaagataaatgtggaaaaaatttattgaacttgtggtgtattcaattatctaaacattaaattctttgtatcattaaatgctatatttctatttttaggtagcttaacatgtgcccttagggcacaagttaacatgacccataaattaaatttagatAATTGTTCCGCACTTTAGGGAGTGAAACGGGCTCATTGCCACATTGGTGAATTGTATAAAACGGGGATTCATAGCACCCGATTCCTTCAATTTTCCCGCTGTTTCCTTCAAAAAGATGAATTTTCCATCGTTTTCCCGCTTTTTCTTTCATATCAGTTCACCACCGAGATTCAAACGcaaaagagagagaaagcaaGATGAATGCTCCAACAAAGAAGAAAATTCAGAAGAAGTGCAAAATCAGAGGCTACAATATCAAAATCGAAGCTCTCGGCGAGATTCTCTCCTTCATTACACGCTTTGAACCTGATGTACATGACGAAGCCATCGATCTCGTCCTTGATCTGCTTGAAAACGAATCTCGTAATCTCTCACTCTCTCTATCTAATTCTTTTCTTAGGTTTTTGATTCAATTTTGTAATGTTGAAACAATTTTTCCCCTCTCTTTGCAAAATTGCAGTGAAATCTACTATAATTGATATGGAACCGGTGCAATGAGTGGTGAATTTGTTACTGGAAGCCGATGCAGAGGAAGAAGCTACTGATAACTTTCTTCCTCTTGTTCTTCCTCCATTGCCGTGATTAATGTGTTCGATGTTCCTAGATATAGATATGATTCTATCAGTAGGGTTTTGGTTcgttgattattattatttttttggtttgattttttgtttttggcgATGAATATTACTGAAATTGATTTGTGAATGTTATTGAATTTTGAATCAGACTTGTTTTGTAACCTTAGGGCaagtgaaattaaaaaaaaaaaaaaaaagaaagaagtagTATGATAGAGTTTTCtggaaattgaattttatttagggCAAATTACCTTTTGAAAGGAACTAAGGAAATCATGATAAAATATTTACCATGAATAATGTTTTGTCCTTCATTGTTCATATAATTTTCTACGTTGAATACAGTGATTTATAATTTTCGTAAGTTTTTATATCACTGGCTTTGATGGTTTTAGgtttaattgtaatttaatgGTAGAGATTGACACAAGGTTCATGATAATGACCAATATTTGTTGCATGAAGTTTTTTGCAAGTCTTTGGATATTatcttttttgtcaagtagtctaatgactAGAAATTTACCTCttgaggtgaataagtggaagaTCTTGGATTCGAACCTCAGCCCTGCATATAAAATCCAATAttcctaccaattgagctatgtTCACGGGGACGTCTTTGGATCTTATATATTTTCTCGTTTTTAGTTGTCAAGAGAAATTTGAAAACTGATAATAATTGCGATAGTTTAATGAGAGATGTTGCTTAGTTAACATAACCTAAAAGTGGAAAGATCCATGTTTCCCCATTTGTTGAAAGGGTGGAGTTTCTTGTAAATCACATCATTTTCTTTGAAtgtttttgatgttttaaaaaGCATATGAAGCCATATACAGAGAGATGTTTTCCATGTTAATATTTGTTATCTCGTGTTGTAGCCTTACTTGAAAGCTGTTGTTTTTCCTGGTGATTTCTTTTTCCTTGACATTCAATATTTGTCAATGCATCTACACACTTATTTGCTTCACGATAAGAATAACACATCTTAATATCCCACTCTAAATCAAGTACGCGACGAATTTTTTGAACTAATCTCCACCCCATTACTCGGTCTAGAAACCTCCTACCATGGCTGAGTGGGCAAGACAAACACACTATCATGATCCTCACCATTCTTCCATTTCCATAGCATGTAGCAGCTAGTAGAAAGTTAAAATGTGTATGTATAAATGTAAGTTAATAgacttaattaattttgtccacttattttctttaaaaagtgaaactttagccggtagtttttttttaatatcaatttgttagtattttaattgttattttagtttttttatatcttatcaGGACTTGAATACTAAACTTTCAACTTCTTTAACCCTTAGTTTAACTATAGTTCATGTCAGTTAAACTACTTACCTCACCCTACTCAAGCTACTATactacttaaccaaaaaataagaaaagactTACTTAATTTTTATGGGGGCTCaaataaatatacaataaaaaatttcttacaaTAAACATTTATCATAgtattatcataaaaaaatttccttttctTGTGGGGCTTGAGCCTGCAATTAATGCAACATGTGTGCATCCGCCCCTGCTAAGGATTCCCCTAAATTCATCTTGTTCTTACCGTAATTGGTAAGGATTCGATAATGCTTAACTAGCCAGATAAAACTTTGAATTTTCTCCGGCACTTCAAttctccaaatttttttccacatGGGATCATTAGTCTCAATATTAAAAGCACACAGCGAATAACCAttgaaaattacatttaattttttttctctctcatacATCTTTCTatggaaaacacaaaaaatatattttaaattatcatgttttggtttttcttaataaatgtaatttttgttttttcccttGTAAATTGGAACGAAGGGAGTATTATGCAACAACGGAGGCATGATGGTTTGTGTGCGGCCAGAAAAGCGTGATTGCATTGTAGTGAGTTATATTTGAACTATTTAATCTTAGTCAAACAATTTAGATTTTAAgttcaaatttgaaatttgaaatttaaaatcaattaaaattgaCTACATGCAATAAATATGCACTAAACCAAAACCCGAAGATCATACACTAAAAAACATTGTGGTGAGTGGGATGAGTAACTCAACATCTTAAGTTAGTCGAGTTAAAAGTTAAGGAGTTAGAGGTCCAGAGCTCAAGTCATGACAAGAagaaactaacataacatatactaacaactaacaatttgccattaaaaaaataaaataaacaataaaaaacacGGTGGTGAAAATAGAATGTtcgaaattttttaattatttcatttatgtgattattgaattataattttttattgatttgactaaattaatataaaaaattgtatttttcttttttctaatcGGAGTAGTTTGAATTTGACTTAAAATGAGTAATTaactttaaatatataaaataaataatatcacTATTAATTTggaaagataaaggaccaaatggaacaaaaattagataaaagaccaatatattataattaaattagaTAAAGGATATCCGgtgtaattttgtttaaattaaaaacagaTATTAAAATACATAGATAACAAATTAATCATGGGTTGTTACAAAGTTTTTTCACTTCACAAACTTTATATTCATCCTGATGTCAAAGAGACGGGGAATGTGCGGAGGAAACTTTCCAGTTCCCCACTTTGAAGTGTCTGCGGGGAGTTTTTGCCTTCATCCCCATCCCTAGGGAGGAATATTTGTCCCCATCCCCACGGTACCCGCGGAGATCCACGGATATcgaatattaacaaaatttctatatttttcagTCAAAATTATGACAATAGGATGACattattttttctgttttatttaaaaaaacaagtattttgcatatttcttttttaaaaattaaaaataacacatAATGCATTTATAACCAAAAAACATTGCAAAAACATTTGATtacta
It contains:
- the LOC123910311 gene encoding pentatricopeptide repeat-containing protein At1g73400, mitochondrial, translated to MPSIPKRKIMLMGMFDRYINSLKNPFFSSLTHHHNHYHTYLFRNKALSQVETTLQSSMFSVFKYSTYCKLPLSNAHRIQLIQSSLQMNSFPACHLSVRRYCSETVSINQDFGCNVSDDVVEVNGVVEVNGIVEGNGFESDIDKVHITVMDNLLGFHNMEKALENLGIPLSTPLVTGMLHRLRYDEKIAFRFFTWAGHQDNYSHEPCAYNDMMDILSSTKYKVKQFRIVCDVLDYMKRNNKSKVPAEVLLDILRKYTERYLTHVQKFAKRKRIRVKTQPEINAFNFLLDALCKCCLVEEAEGLYKRMRKMINPNGDTYNILVFGWCRVRNPSRGMKLLEEMIQLGHKPDNFTYNTALDTYCKAGMIKDAVELFEFMRTKGSTISSPTAKSYSILIVALAQYDRMEECFKLMGHMISSGCLPDVTTYKDIIEGMCLCGKIDEAYKFLEEMGNKGYPPDIVTYNCFLRVLCDNKKSEEALKLYGRMIELSCIPSVQTYTMLISMFYKMDDPDGAFETWQEMEKRGCRPDTDTYCVMIEGLFNCNKAEDACILLEEVINKGIKLPYRNFDSLLMQLSVIGDLQAIHKLSDHMRKFYNNPMARRYALSQKRKSMSLRGKS
- the LOC123907939 gene encoding glutamate decarboxylase-like — protein: MVISSTVTHPDEQRQSITCTFASRYMRDPVPKFKLPESSIPKDAAYQIINDELMLDGKPRLNLASFVTTWMEPECDKLIMDSLNKNYVDMDEYPVTTELQNRCVNIIAHLFHAPIGEEETAVGVGTVGSSEAIMLAGLAFKRKWQTKRKAEGKPYDKPNIVTGANVQVCWEKFARYFEVELKEVKLTEDYYVMDPLKAVEMVDENTICVAAILGSTLTGEFEDVKLLNELLTIKNKETGWDTPIHVDAASGGFVAPFLYPDLQWDFRLQWVKSINVSGHKYGLVYPGIGWVVWRNKDDLPDDLVFHINYLGSDQPTFTLNFSKGSSQIIAQYYQFIRLGFEGYKNVMENCLENTRVLKEGIEKTGRFKIVSKDIGVPLVAFSLKDSSQHTVFEIADHLRKYGWIVPAYTMPADAQHIAVLRVVIREDFSCSLAERLVSDIVKVVNHLDTLPSALSSKSAHVAVIASETSKEVKKDITETQAEIARYWKKLVDGKRVGAC